In Solenopsis invicta isolate M01_SB chromosome 1, UNIL_Sinv_3.0, whole genome shotgun sequence, one genomic interval encodes:
- the LOC105208078 gene encoding activating signal cointegrator 1 complex subunit 1 isoform X5, with amino-acid sequence MDWSIKIRQKRNNLCACNLQKVTSDTCVKSNLMLKVLRRFYESTAWKNIQMSAPYMEDKESVCSNEESETDLEIVAHDTSFKHTFHVPKIFYSHIIGTKGVTRRKLENETRTTIDIPKKGKDGNIVITGRERKDVISARHRIDLLVEASKKKMGFTHFLSIPLNKKEIIDKYISFKNDVLEKYDKPTYNIDESLFQTPSKLHLTIGMLKLFDDDDKKNAIDALTNCKENIIDPFVKETGPLNIHLEGVECMNDDPTEVKVLFAQIARNEKLQELVNTIAEYFVDIGLMTKEYENVKLHATLMNTSFKNDYPAKFRDKYDASEIIKAYSKTLFGETIFNQIDISELHTATKDSYYKSIGSITF; translated from the exons ATGGATTGGTCGATCAAAATACGTCAAAAGAGGAACAATTTGTGTGCGTGTAACTTACAAAAAGTAACGTCTGATACTTGTGTTAAAagcaatttaatgttaaaagtatTGAGAAG ATTTTACGAAAGTACTGCTTGGAAAAACATTCAAATGTCAGCCCCATATATGGAGGATAAAGAATCAGTCTGTTCAAATGAAGAATCTGAAACTGATTTAGAAATAGTAGCTCATGATACATCTTTTAAACATACCTTTCATGTACCCAA AATCTTTTATTCACATATCATTGGCACAAAAGGTGTTACACGCAGAAAATTGGAAAATGAGACAAGAACCACTATTGATATACCAAAGAAAGGAAAGGATGGAAATATTG ttattactggaCGAGAACGTAAGGATGTAATATCTGCAAGACATAGAATTGATTTGCTAGTAGAAGCTTCAAAAAAAAAGATGggttttacacattttttgtcAATTCCATTGAATAAAAAGGagataattgataaatatatttcttttaaaaatgatgtatTGGAGAAGTATGACAAACCTACATATAATATTGATGAATCACTTTTTCAAACACCATCGAAATTACACCTTACCATTGGAATGCTTAAGTTatttgatgatgatgataaaaaGAATGCTATCGACGCTCTCACGAATTGTAAAGAAAACATTATAGa TCCATTTGTTAAAGAAACTGGGCCATTAAATATACACTTAGAAGGAGTTGAGTGTATGAATGATGATCCTACTgaagttaaagttttatttgcaCAAATTGCACGTAATGAAAAATTGCAAGAACTTGTTAATACAATTGCTGAATACTTTGTCGATATAg gtTTAATGACGAAAGAATacgaaaatgtaaaattacatgCTACTCTGATGAATACATCATTCAAAAATGATTACCCAGCAAAATTTAGAGACAAATATGATGCaagtgaaataataaaa GCATATAGTAAAACATTGTTTGGAGAAACAATATTTAATCAGATTGATATATCTGAACTTCATACTGCTACCAAAGATagttattataaatcaatagGTAGTATTACTTTTTAA
- the LOC105208078 gene encoding activating signal cointegrator 1 complex subunit 1 isoform X4: MDWSIKIRQKRNNLCACNLQKVTSDTCVKSNLMLKVLRRSVYLKYKHIALYVMDVLEPELIWVQGRCYRFYESTAWKNIQMSAPYMEDKESVCSNEESETDLEIVAHDTSFKHTFHVPKIFYSHIIGTKGVTRRKLENETRTTIDIPKKGKDGNIVITGRERKDVISARHRIDLLVEASKKKMGFTHFLSIPLNKKEIIDKYISFKNDVLEKYDKPTYNIDESLFQTPSKLHLTIGMLKLFDDDDKKNAIDALTNCKENIIDPFVKETGPLNIHLEGVECMNDDPTEVKVLFAQIARNEKLQELVNTIAEYFVDIGLMTKEYENVKLHATLMNTSFKNDYPAKFRDKYDASEIIKAYSKTLFGETIFNQIDISELHTATKDSYYKSIGSITF, encoded by the exons ATGGATTGGTCGATCAAAATACGTCAAAAGAGGAACAATTTGTGTGCGTGTAACTTACAAAAAGTAACGTCTGATACTTGTGTTAAAagcaatttaatgttaaaagtatTGAGAAG GAGtgtttatctaaaatataaacatattgcACTTTATGTAATGGATGTGTTAGAACCAGAATTAATTTGGGTTCAAGGACGATGTTATAGATTTTACGAAAGTACTGCTTGGAAAAACATTCAAATGTCAGCCCCATATATGGAGGATAAAGAATCAGTCTGTTCAAATGAAGAATCTGAAACTGATTTAGAAATAGTAGCTCATGATACATCTTTTAAACATACCTTTCATGTACCCAA AATCTTTTATTCACATATCATTGGCACAAAAGGTGTTACACGCAGAAAATTGGAAAATGAGACAAGAACCACTATTGATATACCAAAGAAAGGAAAGGATGGAAATATTG ttattactggaCGAGAACGTAAGGATGTAATATCTGCAAGACATAGAATTGATTTGCTAGTAGAAGCTTCAAAAAAAAAGATGggttttacacattttttgtcAATTCCATTGAATAAAAAGGagataattgataaatatatttcttttaaaaatgatgtatTGGAGAAGTATGACAAACCTACATATAATATTGATGAATCACTTTTTCAAACACCATCGAAATTACACCTTACCATTGGAATGCTTAAGTTatttgatgatgatgataaaaaGAATGCTATCGACGCTCTCACGAATTGTAAAGAAAACATTATAGa TCCATTTGTTAAAGAAACTGGGCCATTAAATATACACTTAGAAGGAGTTGAGTGTATGAATGATGATCCTACTgaagttaaagttttatttgcaCAAATTGCACGTAATGAAAAATTGCAAGAACTTGTTAATACAATTGCTGAATACTTTGTCGATATAg gtTTAATGACGAAAGAATacgaaaatgtaaaattacatgCTACTCTGATGAATACATCATTCAAAAATGATTACCCAGCAAAATTTAGAGACAAATATGATGCaagtgaaataataaaa GCATATAGTAAAACATTGTTTGGAGAAACAATATTTAATCAGATTGATATATCTGAACTTCATACTGCTACCAAAGATagttattataaatcaatagGTAGTATTACTTTTTAA
- the LOC105208075 gene encoding 39S ribosomal protein L46, mitochondrial: protein MFKQIFRPFGSYGSNQVLSGTSKKAVAIYPNVIQHQDAQTFCTATATKKWDLYSAVCLERHPVIVQPMEEIELKFHNMLRKIEYEKSLKSNHELRKENEQKKKPSSDMDDDTNVNILQTAQDIEESYQEELDNFKFAPTITKFDEQNITSSLKRKLDKNLMLLVQQKIGNSHYWIPPQGIRKEGETMRQTAERVLQEACGAEIKVKFYGNAPIGFYKYKYPKKLCEQGIYGAKIFYFLAKHIDGDVTNNVKYQWLDHDEVEKALPSGMQQSISQFMLFT, encoded by the exons ATGTTCAAACAAATTTTCCGACCGTTCGGGTCGTACGGATCAAATCAAGTTTTATCAG GTACATCAAAAAAAGCTGTCGCAATATATCCCAATGTGATTCAACATCAGGATGCACAAACGTTTTGTACTGCTACAGCTACAAAAAAATGGGACTTATACAGCGCTGTCTGTTTAGAACGTCATCCAGTTATAGTACAGCCAATGGAAGAGATCGAATTGAAATTTCATAATATGTTAAGGAAAATTGAATATGAAAAAAGTCTAAAGTCTAATCATGAATTGCGGAAAGAAAATGAACAGAAAAAGAAACCAAGCAGCGACATGGATGATGACACAAATGTCAATATTTTGCAAACTGCACAGGATATTGAGGAGAGCTATCAAGAGGAActtgacaattttaaatttgcacCAACAATTACAA AATTTGATGAACAAAATATAACGTCATCCTTGAAACGTAAATTGGACAAAAATTTGATGTTATTAGTACAACAAAAAATAGGTAACTCGCATTATTGGATACCTCCCCAAGGTATTCGAAAAGAAGGAGAAACCATGAGACAA ACTGCAGAGAGAGTATTACAAGAAGCATGTGGTGCggaaataaaagtgaaattttatgGAAATGCACCGATTGggttctataaatataaatacccCAAAAAGCTTTGCGAACAAGGAATTTACGGtgctaaaatattctattttttggCAAAACATATAGACGGCGATGTCACCAATAATGTAAAGTACCAGTGGTTGGATCATGATGAAGTAGAAAAAGCGTTACCTAGTGGAATGCAACAAAGCATTTCACAATTTatgttatttacttaa
- the LOC105208078 gene encoding uncharacterized protein LOC105208078 isoform X3: protein MDIVRRLIILCVLIAILPFVLIIAPLYLRHKFYADVAYAVTDSDIIEINDGISTIFCSEHTLKMNGTFNAFQMSHRPEITSKRKHIRLKKSMNLPDDTFEYWGFYLLKNATVALSVCSRFEGASIFVVKGDKNLRTCDLLEHNINKQMQDIFAPDANRQVKITYQSNAQEIDSEETTTIEPITTVHNIDKMDELVMQTTDEKSMKSLETLYHTATSYISKYIDGLQENVNNTRKGRNIKRRKMKKNKNERMKQRKKSVYNYDKKMHLEKLKQTLHSDRIKERKKQKTNEKEIYSIDEIEIYTKRFKRSREFIMSPSLLDQGIRHGGNADKNYTSDSSEMSSISSFENSLLNCYNGDILLAHEFKPSTQCTNISYLLNGKHIQANHHVEQDGYYYYIFYSDNDIVSNDIYTIFDIYKPTFQYENVTKSCINQTECSFHIKPLSADRVIVEIPTKDGIDHNEMDDVDMLISICQPRMVLGHLSGTFWNVL from the exons ATGGATATTGTAAGGAGACTGATAATTTTGTGTGTATTAATAGCTATTCTGCCATTTGTACTTATAATAGCTCCTCTATATCTACGACATAAATTTTATGCTGATGTAGCATATGCTGTCACAGACTCTGATATTATAGAAATCAACGATGggatttcaacaatattttgttCG gaaCATACTTTAAAGATGAATGGCACTTTTAATGCTTTCCAAATGTCTCATCGACCAGAAATAACATCAAAACGAAAACATATAAGGCTTAAAAAGAGCATGAATTTACCAGATGATACATTTGAATATTGgggattttatttattgaaaaatgcgaCTGTAGCACTTTCTGTATGTtcgag atttgaGGGAGCTTCTATATTTGTGGTAAAAGGAGATAAGAACCTACGCACTTGTGACCTACTagaacataatattaataaacaaatgcaAGATATTTTTGCACCAGATGCAAATAGAcaagttaaaataacatatCAATCAAATGCACAAGAAATTGATTCTGAGGAAACAACTACGATCGAACCTATTACAACTGTGCACAATATCGACAAGATGGATGAATTAGTCATGCAG ACTACGGatgaaaaatcaatgaaaagttTAGAAACGTTGTATCACACTGCAACatcttatatttctaaatatatagaTGGTcttcaagaaaatgtaaataatactagaaaaggaagaaatattaaACGCCGCAAGatgaagaagaataaaaatgaaagaatgaaacaaagaaagaaaagcgtttacaattatgataaaaaaatgcatttagaaaaattaaaacaaacattGCATTCTGATAGaatcaaagagagaaagaaacagaaaacaaatgaaaaagaaatttatagcaTAGACGAGATAGAGATTTATACCAAGAGATTTAAAAGAAGTAGAGAATTCATAATGTCACCATCTTTATTAGATCAAGGTATCAGGCATGGTGGAAATGCCGATAAAAATTACACATCCGATTCTAGCGAAATGTCATCCATTTCTAGTTTTGAAAATAGTTTACTAAATTGCTACAATGGAGACATACTATTAGCTCATGAATTTAAACCTTCGACTCAGTGTACTAATATTTCCTATCTACTCAATGGTAAACATATACAGGCAAATCACCATGTAGAACAAGATGGttactattattacattttttatagcgATAACGATATTGTATCCAATGATATTTACACCATTTTCGATATATATAAGCCAACTTTTCAATATGAAAATGTGACTAAATCATGTATCAATCAAACTGAATGCTCATTTCATATAAAACCGCTGTCAGCGGATAGAGTAATTGTTGAAATACCAACTAAGGACGGTATAGATCATAACGAAATGGACGACGTTGACATGTTAATTTCTATCTGTCAGCCACGAATGG TTCTGGGACATTTGTCTGGAACATTTTGGAATGTTCTATGA
- the LOC105208078 gene encoding uncharacterized protein LOC105208078 isoform X2, translating into MDIVRRLIILCVLIAILPFVLIIAPLYLRHKFYADVAYAVTDSDIIEINDGISTIFCSEHTLKMNGTFNAFQMSHRPEITSKRKHIRLKKSMNLPDDTFEYWGFYLLKNATVALSVCSRFEGASIFVVKGDKNLRTCDLLEHNINKQMQDIFAPDANRQVKITYQSNAQEIDSEETTTIEPITTVHNIDKMDELVMQTTDEKSMKSLETLYHTATSYISKYIDGLQENVNNTRKGRNIKRRKMKKNKNERMKQRKKSVYNYDKKMHLEKLKQTLHSDRIKERKKQKTNEKEIYSIDEIEIYTKRFKRSREFIMSPSLLDQGIRHGGNADKNYTSDSSEMSSISSFENSLLNCYNGDILLAHEFKPSTQCTNISYLLNGKHIQANHHVEQDGYYYYIFYSDNDIVSNDIYTIFDIYKPTFQYENVTKSCINQTECSFHIKPLSADRVIVEIPTKDGIDHNEMDDVDMLISICQPRMGAYMIFPIATLLLILGCAFI; encoded by the exons ATGGATATTGTAAGGAGACTGATAATTTTGTGTGTATTAATAGCTATTCTGCCATTTGTACTTATAATAGCTCCTCTATATCTACGACATAAATTTTATGCTGATGTAGCATATGCTGTCACAGACTCTGATATTATAGAAATCAACGATGggatttcaacaatattttgttCG gaaCATACTTTAAAGATGAATGGCACTTTTAATGCTTTCCAAATGTCTCATCGACCAGAAATAACATCAAAACGAAAACATATAAGGCTTAAAAAGAGCATGAATTTACCAGATGATACATTTGAATATTGgggattttatttattgaaaaatgcgaCTGTAGCACTTTCTGTATGTtcgag atttgaGGGAGCTTCTATATTTGTGGTAAAAGGAGATAAGAACCTACGCACTTGTGACCTACTagaacataatattaataaacaaatgcaAGATATTTTTGCACCAGATGCAAATAGAcaagttaaaataacatatCAATCAAATGCACAAGAAATTGATTCTGAGGAAACAACTACGATCGAACCTATTACAACTGTGCACAATATCGACAAGATGGATGAATTAGTCATGCAG ACTACGGatgaaaaatcaatgaaaagttTAGAAACGTTGTATCACACTGCAACatcttatatttctaaatatatagaTGGTcttcaagaaaatgtaaataatactagaaaaggaagaaatattaaACGCCGCAAGatgaagaagaataaaaatgaaagaatgaaacaaagaaagaaaagcgtttacaattatgataaaaaaatgcatttagaaaaattaaaacaaacattGCATTCTGATAGaatcaaagagagaaagaaacagaaaacaaatgaaaaagaaatttatagcaTAGACGAGATAGAGATTTATACCAAGAGATTTAAAAGAAGTAGAGAATTCATAATGTCACCATCTTTATTAGATCAAGGTATCAGGCATGGTGGAAATGCCGATAAAAATTACACATCCGATTCTAGCGAAATGTCATCCATTTCTAGTTTTGAAAATAGTTTACTAAATTGCTACAATGGAGACATACTATTAGCTCATGAATTTAAACCTTCGACTCAGTGTACTAATATTTCCTATCTACTCAATGGTAAACATATACAGGCAAATCACCATGTAGAACAAGATGGttactattattacattttttatagcgATAACGATATTGTATCCAATGATATTTACACCATTTTCGATATATATAAGCCAACTTTTCAATATGAAAATGTGACTAAATCATGTATCAATCAAACTGAATGCTCATTTCATATAAAACCGCTGTCAGCGGATAGAGTAATTGTTGAAATACCAACTAAGGACGGTATAGATCATAACGAAATGGACGACGTTGACATGTTAATTTCTATCTGTCAGCCACGAATGGGTGCGTATATGATTTTCCCAATTGCAACATTGCTTTTAATTCTTGGTTGtgcttttatataa
- the LOC105208076 gene encoding probable 18S rRNA (guanine-N(7))-methyltransferase — protein sequence MSKRPEHMAPPEVYYDETEAKKYTQSSRMIEIQVQMCERAIELLLLPEDKSCLLLDIGCGSGLSGSVLEDQGHVWIGVDISSAMLKVAAERETDGDLILGDIGQGLPFKAGAFDGAVSISALQWLCYANKVTHNPTKRLYRFFSTLYACLSRSARAVLQFYPENSEQVELITAQATKAGFFGGVVVDFPNSTKAKKMFLVLMTGGAAPLPKALGVENEDRQTIANSKREYIKKAKGKSLKKSRDWILEKKERRRRQGREVRGDSKYTGRKRSGRF from the exons atgtctAAGCGACCAGAGCACATGGCACCTCCTGAGGTG TATTATGATGAAACAGAAGCTAAGAAATATACACAAAG CTCTCGTATGATAGAAATTCAAGTACAGATGTGCGAACGTGCTATAGAACTTCTTTTACTACCCGAGGATAAGAGTTGCTTACTTTTGGATATTGGTTGCGGATCAGGCCTTAGTGGCAGCGTCTTAGAAGATCAGGGACATGTATGGATTGGTGTTGACATTTCTTCAGCAATGCTTA aggTAGCTGCTGAAAGAGAAACAGATGGTGACTTGATCTTGGGAGATATAGGTCAAGGATTACCATTTAAAGCTGGTGCGTTTGATGGAGCTGTTAGTATCTCTGCTCTTCAATGGTTGTGCTATGCAAACAAAGTTACGCACAATCCTACGAAACGTTTATATCGTTTCTTCTCAACATTGTACGCATGCCTGTCAAGGAGTGCAAGAGCAGTATTACAGTTTTATCCAGAAAACAGTGAACAGGTTGAATTAATCACAGCACAAGCTACAAAAGCTGGATTTTTCGGTGGTGTGGTTGTTGATTTCCCAAATAGTACAAAAGCAAAAAAGATGTTTTTGGTTTTAATGACTGGAGGAGCTGCTCCGCTTCCAAAAGCACTGGGAGTAGAAAACGAAGACAGACAAACCATTGCTAATTCAAAAAG ggAGTACATAAAAAAAGCCAAGGGTAAATCATTAAAGAAAAGCAGGGATTGGATTTTAGAGAAGAAAGAAAGGCGGCGACGACAAGGAAGAGAAGTTAGAGGTGATTCCAAATATACTGGTCGAAAGAGATCCGGGCGATTCTGA
- the LOC105208078 gene encoding uncharacterized protein LOC105208078 isoform X1, whose protein sequence is MDIVRRLIILCVLIAILPFVLIIAPLYLRHKFYADVAYAVTDSDIIEINDGISTIFCSEHTLKMNGTFNAFQMSHRPEITSKRKHIRLKKSMNLPDDTFEYWGFYLLKNATVALSVCSRFEGASIFVVKGDKNLRTCDLLEHNINKQMQDIFAPDANRQVKITYQSNAQEIDSEETTTIEPITTVHNIDKMDELVMQVNSENSLEKNVEKNPVNNTSSIFQTTDEKSMKSLETLYHTATSYISKYIDGLQENVNNTRKGRNIKRRKMKKNKNERMKQRKKSVYNYDKKMHLEKLKQTLHSDRIKERKKQKTNEKEIYSIDEIEIYTKRFKRSREFIMSPSLLDQGIRHGGNADKNYTSDSSEMSSISSFENSLLNCYNGDILLAHEFKPSTQCTNISYLLNGKHIQANHHVEQDGYYYYIFYSDNDIVSNDIYTIFDIYKPTFQYENVTKSCINQTECSFHIKPLSADRVIVEIPTKDGIDHNEMDDVDMLISICQPRMGAYMIFPIATLLLILGCAFI, encoded by the exons ATGGATATTGTAAGGAGACTGATAATTTTGTGTGTATTAATAGCTATTCTGCCATTTGTACTTATAATAGCTCCTCTATATCTACGACATAAATTTTATGCTGATGTAGCATATGCTGTCACAGACTCTGATATTATAGAAATCAACGATGggatttcaacaatattttgttCG gaaCATACTTTAAAGATGAATGGCACTTTTAATGCTTTCCAAATGTCTCATCGACCAGAAATAACATCAAAACGAAAACATATAAGGCTTAAAAAGAGCATGAATTTACCAGATGATACATTTGAATATTGgggattttatttattgaaaaatgcgaCTGTAGCACTTTCTGTATGTtcgag atttgaGGGAGCTTCTATATTTGTGGTAAAAGGAGATAAGAACCTACGCACTTGTGACCTACTagaacataatattaataaacaaatgcaAGATATTTTTGCACCAGATGCAAATAGAcaagttaaaataacatatCAATCAAATGCACAAGAAATTGATTCTGAGGAAACAACTACGATCGAACCTATTACAACTGTGCACAATATCGACAAGATGGATGAATTAGTCATGCAGGTAAACTCTGAAAATTCTTTGGAAAAAAATGTTGAGAAAAATCCAGTTAATAACACTTCATCAATTTTTCAGACTACGGatgaaaaatcaatgaaaagttTAGAAACGTTGTATCACACTGCAACatcttatatttctaaatatatagaTGGTcttcaagaaaatgtaaataatactagaaaaggaagaaatattaaACGCCGCAAGatgaagaagaataaaaatgaaagaatgaaacaaagaaagaaaagcgtttacaattatgataaaaaaatgcatttagaaaaattaaaacaaacattGCATTCTGATAGaatcaaagagagaaagaaacagaaaacaaatgaaaaagaaatttatagcaTAGACGAGATAGAGATTTATACCAAGAGATTTAAAAGAAGTAGAGAATTCATAATGTCACCATCTTTATTAGATCAAGGTATCAGGCATGGTGGAAATGCCGATAAAAATTACACATCCGATTCTAGCGAAATGTCATCCATTTCTAGTTTTGAAAATAGTTTACTAAATTGCTACAATGGAGACATACTATTAGCTCATGAATTTAAACCTTCGACTCAGTGTACTAATATTTCCTATCTACTCAATGGTAAACATATACAGGCAAATCACCATGTAGAACAAGATGGttactattattacattttttatagcgATAACGATATTGTATCCAATGATATTTACACCATTTTCGATATATATAAGCCAACTTTTCAATATGAAAATGTGACTAAATCATGTATCAATCAAACTGAATGCTCATTTCATATAAAACCGCTGTCAGCGGATAGAGTAATTGTTGAAATACCAACTAAGGACGGTATAGATCATAACGAAATGGACGACGTTGACATGTTAATTTCTATCTGTCAGCCACGAATGGGTGCGTATATGATTTTCCCAATTGCAACATTGCTTTTAATTCTTGGTTGtgcttttatataa
- the LOC105208077 gene encoding eukaryotic initiation factor 4A-I, translated as MSHTAERRNDDQWSGDSKNGPSESEQPTYDGPPGMDPDGIIESNWDVVVENFDEMNLKEELLRGIYAYGFEKPSAIQQRAILPCIRGLDVIAQAQSGTGKTATFSISILQQIDTTIKECQALILAPTRELAQQIQKVVIALGDFMHAECHACIGGTNVREDMRKLDQGVHVVVGTPGRVYDMISRRALRASSIKLFVLDEADEMLSRGFKDQIHDVFKLLPNEVQVILLSATMPSDVLDVSKCFMRNPIRILVKKEELTLEGIKQFFVYVEREDWKLETLCDLYDTLSITQAVIFCNTRRKVDWLTESMHKRDFTVSAMHGDMEQKERDLIMRQFRTGSSRVLITTDLLARGIDVQQVSLVINYDLPSNRENYIHRIGRGGRFGRKGVAINFVTEEDKRTLKDIEQFYNTHIDEMPMNVADLI; from the exons ATGTCGCATACTGCTGAGAGAAG AAATGATGATCAATGGTCAGGGGATTCAAAAAATGGTCCTAGTGAAAGTGAACAACCCACATATGATGGACCACCTGGAATGGACCCCGATGGCATCATCGAGTCCAATTGGGATGTT GTTGTGGAAAACTTTGATGAAATGAACCTGAAAGAAGAACTTTTACGTGGTATTTATGCTTACGGGTTTGAGAAACCATCCGCAATTCAACAACGTGCCATCCTACCATGTATAAGGGGGCTCGATGTTATTGCTCAGGCCCAGTCTG GTACTGGAAAAACTGCAACGTTCTCAATATCAATTCTTCAACAAATAGACACTACTATTAAAGAATGCCAGGCCTTGATCCTTGCACCAACCCGTGAATTAGCTCAACAA ATCCAGAAAGTCGTTATCGCTCTAGGAGATTTCATGCACGCGGAATGTCACGCGTGCATTGGTGGCACCAACGTTCGTGAAGATATGCGAAAACTGGATCAGGGTGTTCACGTGGTTGTTGGTACGCCCGGTAGAGTTTATGACATGATCAGCCGACGAGCACTTCGAGCAAGTAGCATCAAACTTTTCGTGCTGGATGAGGCCGATGAAATGTTATCTCGAGGATTTAAGGATCAAATCCATGATGTATTCAAGCTATTACCTAACGAAGTTCag GTTATATTATTATCTGCAACAATGCCATCTGACGTGTTGGATGTATCCAAATGTTTTATGCGTAATCCCATTCGAATTTTGGTTAAAAAAGAAGAGCTAACATTAGAGGGTATAAAGCAATTTTTCGTTTACGTCGAACGCGAAGATTGGAAATTGGAGACTCTTTGTGATTTATACGATACATTGAGCATTACCCAGGCCGTTATCTTCTGCAATACGCGACGTAAGGTAGATTGGCTAACAGAGAGTATGCATAAACGCGACTTCACTGTTTCCGCTATGCATGGTGATATGGAACAGAAGGAGCGCGATCTTATCATGCGTCAATTCCGAACTGGATCATCTCGAGTTTTGATTACCACTGATCTTCTGGCACGTGGTATTGATGTACAACAAGTTTCTCTTGTTATTAACTATGATTTACCTTCCAACCGAGAAAACTATATTCATCG aattggTCGTGGTGGTCGTTTTGGCCGTAAAGGTGTGGCCATTAACTTTGTGACGGAAGAAGATAAACGAACCTTAAAAGATATTGAGCAATTTTACAACACTCACATCGATGAAATGCCAATGAATGTCGCTGATCTGATTTAA